A single Desulfovibrio sp. Fe33 DNA region contains:
- a CDS encoding acyltransferase — MKALIKKSCRGAALAVASPFALLAHIGKKAGSSGMYLGGAQFMSLLPGGMGEYIRGAYYRLTLPVFGKHTQICMGAVITKMETSVGDWCGIGPFTTVGLAEIEDKAVVAGGCSILSGGRMHDFSDPDKGALESVGGVYKKVRIGEKSFVGDRSVVMADIGRQTIVGAGSVVAKEIGDLVVAVGNPARVIKKREEAAD, encoded by the coding sequence GAAGGCATTGATAAAGAAATCATGCAGGGGAGCCGCGCTCGCGGTGGCATCGCCGTTCGCGCTCCTGGCGCATATCGGCAAAAAGGCCGGATCGTCGGGCATGTATCTCGGCGGGGCGCAGTTCATGAGCCTGTTGCCCGGGGGAATGGGCGAGTATATTCGCGGCGCGTATTACAGGCTGACGCTCCCCGTATTCGGCAAGCATACCCAGATTTGCATGGGAGCCGTCATCACCAAGATGGAAACGAGCGTGGGCGACTGGTGCGGAATCGGCCCGTTCACGACCGTCGGGCTGGCCGAGATTGAGGATAAGGCCGTCGTCGCGGGCGGATGCTCCATTCTTTCCGGGGGGCGGATGCATGATTTTTCCGACCCGGACAAGGGCGCGCTTGAGTCCGTGGGGGGTGTCTACAAGAAGGTGCGGATCGGGGAAAAGAGTTTTGTGGGAGACCGCAGCGTGGTCATGGCCGACATCGGCAGGCAGACCATCGTCGGTGCGGGCAGCGTGGTCGCCAAGGAGATCGGCGACCTGGTCGTGGCCGTGGGCAACCCGGCGCGCGTCATCAAGAAAAGGGAAGAGGCCGCCGACTGA
- a CDS encoding lipid II:glycine glycyltransferase FemX, which produces MDIVIATEKDRADWNDFLARCPNGNLRQTFAWGRIKAKAGWEPIPLMAKGGGEVRAAMLVLKKRLPLGFSLLYACRGPVLSWDDGEAVRTLFDWVRLNAGRHKAILLRIDPEPGDDALMARRLADAGFVELDVPYTGWNRTRYEIRLALKPEESIDELFSSFRRTHRQNIMSAGKKGVTLEIGYKDGDDRLFFDLMQQLESNKHALYHSFEYYSGTIAELLAEGRGEILKAVYEGKVVGVLVLHVVGDRCWAVYQANDYNYRKLMPNKFVLWEAIKYAKEKGCVFFDMGATQGRSFNPDSALDGYKMAYRPDVVDFPPYYDLPLNRVLYKCFSLLEFNLIPRLYDMRRKWENTKKKFTA; this is translated from the coding sequence ATGGATATAGTGATCGCTACCGAGAAGGACAGGGCCGACTGGAACGACTTTCTCGCCCGTTGTCCGAACGGCAATTTGCGGCAGACGTTCGCCTGGGGCCGGATCAAGGCGAAAGCCGGTTGGGAGCCCATTCCCTTGATGGCGAAGGGGGGCGGAGAGGTTCGGGCGGCGATGCTGGTCCTGAAAAAAAGGCTGCCTTTGGGCTTTTCCCTGTTGTACGCCTGCCGCGGACCCGTCTTGTCCTGGGACGACGGCGAGGCCGTCCGGACGCTTTTCGATTGGGTGCGGCTCAATGCCGGGCGTCACAAGGCCATCCTGCTCAGGATAGACCCGGAGCCGGGGGACGACGCCCTGATGGCGCGGCGGCTGGCGGACGCCGGTTTTGTTGAATTGGACGTGCCGTACACCGGCTGGAACCGGACGCGCTACGAGATACGCCTGGCCCTGAAGCCGGAAGAGTCCATCGACGAGCTGTTCAGCTCCTTTAGAAGGACGCATCGCCAGAACATCATGTCCGCAGGCAAAAAGGGCGTGACGTTGGAGATCGGCTACAAGGACGGTGATGACCGGCTGTTTTTCGACCTGATGCAGCAACTGGAATCCAACAAGCACGCGCTCTATCATAGTTTCGAATACTATTCCGGCACGATCGCGGAATTGCTGGCCGAGGGCCGGGGGGAAATCCTGAAGGCCGTGTATGAAGGCAAGGTCGTCGGCGTGCTGGTTCTTCACGTGGTGGGAGACCGGTGTTGGGCCGTGTACCAGGCCAACGATTACAACTACCGCAAGCTCATGCCGAATAAGTTCGTCCTCTGGGAGGCCATCAAGTACGCCAAGGAAAAGGGCTGCGTCTTTTTCGATATGGGGGCGACCCAGGGACGCTCATTCAATCCCGATTCAGCCCTGGACGGCTACAAGATGGCGTACCGGCCCGACGTGGTCGATTTCCCGCCGTATTACGACCTGCCGCTCAATCGCGTGCTGTACAAGTGCTTTTCGCTTTTGGAATTCAACCTCATTCCCCGCCTCTACGACATGCGGCGCAAGTGGGAAAATACGAAGAAGAAATTCACGGCCTGA
- a CDS encoding acyltransferase, with the protein MADKTLRQRDAGLDLLRCVCMSGVVLLHSIQTVVFACGNAPAIYWETHLAVFAALRWPVLIFFLLSGVLFPSTFTIRDIPAYYRRRAWKILPPFLAWSVIFCFIRGTSNVTWETNWDTVAAVLSQVPHKMSYYHLWFMYDFILIILAAPFIIILKNNFRIFDSRAFLLLSGVLLFASQAFVDLGHVGRIPVYVFYFYLGTFMHSFEGKYRYLLLALGVAGFGYNFLSARDIVAATGNCDLVTSTMRYSFIQQLPMVLAAYFIARDVRITRTAFSNAATKIALCGFGIYLSHPLFIWLFRFDKLESYLRLPPLVFGLFVFLVCSLASLALAWLLRTNRHTRWLSP; encoded by the coding sequence ATGGCCGACAAAACATTGCGCCAAAGGGATGCCGGTCTCGACCTGCTCAGATGCGTCTGCATGTCGGGCGTCGTCCTTCTCCACAGCATCCAAACCGTTGTGTTCGCCTGCGGCAATGCCCCCGCCATCTATTGGGAGACCCACCTTGCGGTCTTTGCGGCCCTTCGCTGGCCCGTGCTCATCTTCTTTCTCCTGAGCGGGGTCTTGTTTCCAAGCACGTTCACCATCAGGGACATCCCCGCATATTACCGGCGCCGGGCTTGGAAAATACTGCCGCCGTTCCTGGCATGGTCCGTCATTTTCTGTTTCATCAGAGGCACATCGAACGTGACCTGGGAAACGAACTGGGACACGGTCGCCGCCGTCCTGTCCCAAGTCCCGCACAAGATGTCCTACTACCACCTGTGGTTCATGTATGACTTCATACTGATAATCCTGGCCGCGCCTTTCATCATCATCCTGAAAAACAACTTCCGCATCTTCGACAGCCGCGCTTTCCTGCTCCTGTCCGGCGTCCTGCTGTTCGCGAGCCAGGCATTCGTGGACCTCGGCCATGTCGGCAGGATACCCGTATACGTCTTCTATTTTTACCTCGGCACTTTCATGCACTCCTTCGAGGGCAAATACAGATATCTGCTCCTCGCGCTCGGAGTCGCGGGCTTCGGCTACAACTTCCTCTCCGCCCGGGATATCGTCGCCGCCACCGGGAATTGCGACCTCGTGACGTCCACCATGCGATACAGCTTCATTCAGCAACTCCCGATGGTCCTCGCCGCCTACTTCATAGCCAGGGATGTCCGCATCACGCGTACCGCGTTCAGCAACGCGGCTACGAAAATCGCCCTGTGCGGTTTCGGCATATACCTTTCACATCCCCTGTTCATCTGGCTCTTCCGATTCGACAAGCTGGAAAGCTACCTGCGGCTCCCCCCTCTCGTTTTCGGGCTCTTCGTGTTCCTGGTCTGTTCTCTCGCGTCCCTGGCGCTCGCCTGGCTGCTAAGGACGAACAGACACACGCGCTGGCTGTCGCCCTAG
- a CDS encoding asparagine synthase-related protein: protein MPASLIVGLDEGRLGVELDGKAARGADPAGRLALSSASGAEWAIHSGCSDKCALGGTRIYEDDRYAACYAGALVDRDAIPWREILDGLEAGDDGVFRTLQANHAIMAYRKDERAVYLVSDKFGQHSLFMGMLDGRFIASTSMLTFLHVLDSPELDPAWLHDFFFFNYPLESTTLLKGVERLGPGRVVRVDLSTGGREERRYAPQLERQPSSMTMREAQALAFEVFSDRFPHYYDNILPDGCGVGVTGGFDARIVASYMPEGVSAHLYTYGIEGCSDMVNGRKVAGKLGLEHHAFAFGSMGAEELWNLAADTVYYSGGSLNAMRATLAKVYRHLTGAGLGVILTGVSSGHFFRGVFSTPQVLSDAIVKLIRDPAYAPEAFYGELFRDRDALLDSFEAKRRHLLEGLGWAHMPVEERHMSFMHYEQAPKYFGGELVFAESFGHMRSPFWDARIRGLSHEIPLSTLYNSLFLGRRTTPWESKAMLGYILAHGRLRHLNVDGMPPKYWAAGTKTGYYVGKIIHQGPGKLAHRLFPKTGGHVPLEDWGSWVRKAFLPKLRGTMADSPLSRYIDPQKAEAILGGDMNDPMTMHWTGKLLTASLVLDLVERRMPQFTA from the coding sequence ATGCCTGCTTCGCTTATCGTTGGTTTGGATGAAGGGCGGCTCGGTGTCGAGCTGGACGGCAAGGCGGCCAGAGGGGCCGATCCTGCGGGACGGCTGGCATTGTCCTCGGCCTCGGGGGCGGAGTGGGCGATCCATTCCGGTTGCAGCGACAAATGCGCCCTCGGCGGAACGCGGATATATGAGGACGACAGGTATGCGGCCTGTTACGCCGGGGCCTTGGTCGACCGCGACGCCATCCCCTGGCGGGAAATCCTGGACGGTCTCGAAGCGGGCGACGACGGCGTGTTCAGGACGCTTCAGGCCAACCATGCCATAATGGCGTATCGCAAGGACGAGCGCGCCGTGTACCTGGTGTCGGACAAATTCGGCCAGCATTCCCTGTTCATGGGGATGCTGGACGGCCGTTTCATCGCGTCCACGTCTATGCTCACCTTTCTGCACGTGCTGGATTCTCCCGAGCTCGATCCGGCCTGGCTGCACGACTTTTTCTTTTTCAACTATCCCCTTGAGAGCACCACGCTGCTCAAGGGCGTGGAACGATTGGGACCCGGCCGGGTGGTGCGCGTCGATCTCTCGACCGGCGGGCGGGAGGAGCGGCGGTACGCTCCGCAGCTTGAGCGGCAACCCTCGTCAATGACCATGCGCGAGGCCCAGGCTCTCGCGTTCGAGGTCTTCAGCGACCGGTTCCCGCACTACTACGACAACATCCTGCCCGACGGGTGCGGTGTGGGCGTGACGGGCGGTTTCGACGCGCGTATCGTGGCGTCCTACATGCCGGAAGGCGTGTCCGCCCATCTCTACACCTATGGCATAGAGGGCTGCTCCGACATGGTGAACGGCAGGAAGGTGGCGGGCAAACTCGGGCTTGAGCACCACGCCTTCGCGTTCGGCTCCATGGGCGCGGAGGAATTGTGGAATTTGGCGGCCGACACCGTCTACTACTCGGGCGGCAGTCTCAACGCCATGCGGGCCACCCTGGCCAAGGTTTACCGCCACCTGACCGGGGCCGGGCTCGGCGTCATCCTGACCGGCGTGTCCAGCGGGCATTTTTTCCGGGGCGTATTTTCGACGCCGCAGGTGCTTTCGGACGCCATCGTCAAGCTCATCCGGGACCCGGCGTACGCTCCGGAGGCTTTTTACGGCGAGCTTTTCCGGGACAGGGACGCGCTGCTCGATTCCTTCGAGGCGAAGCGCCGCCACTTGTTGGAAGGGCTCGGCTGGGCGCACATGCCAGTGGAAGAGCGGCACATGAGCTTCATGCACTATGAGCAGGCGCCCAAGTATTTCGGTGGGGAACTTGTCTTCGCCGAGAGCTTCGGCCACATGCGGTCCCCGTTCTGGGACGCCCGCATCCGGGGGCTTTCCCATGAGATTCCCCTCAGCACGCTTTACAACTCGCTCTTTCTGGGGCGCAGGACCACGCCGTGGGAATCCAAGGCGATGCTGGGCTACATCCTTGCCCACGGCAGGCTCAGGCATCTGAATGTGGACGGGATGCCGCCTAAATATTGGGCGGCCGGAACGAAGACAGGATATTATGTCGGCAAGATCATCCACCAGGGCCCGGGCAAGCTCGCCCACAGGCTGTTCCCGAAAACCGGCGGCCACGTGCCGTTGGAGGATTGGGGCAGTTGGGTGCGGAAGGCTTTCCTGCCGAAGCTCCGGGGAACCATGGCGGACTCTCCGCTGTCCCGGTACATCGACCCGCAAAAGGCCGAAGCCATTCTCGGCGGAGACATGAACGACCCCATGACCATGCATTGGACCGGCAAGCTGCTCACCGCGTCCCTGGTCCTTGATCTTGTCGAAAGGCGGATGCCGCAATTCACGGCGTGA
- the galE gene encoding UDP-glucose 4-epimerase GalE, with translation MKIKKVLVSGGAGYIGTHTCIELLAAGYEVICADNFCNSSPVAMERVEAITGRSIPLHRMDFCRLEEVEALFRTEIIDAAIHFAGHKAVGESVEKPLMYYENNLLSLINLCKVMSAAGRAKNIVFSSSATVYGLSDKLPLTEETPTCAYNPYGRTKLYIEEILKDLHTAEPDWNVSVLRYFNPVGAHPSGLIGEDPSDTPNNLMPYISQVAVGRLEKLRVFGDDYDTPDGTGVRDFIHVVDLARGHVAALRKLEEDPGYMVHNLGTGKGCSVLELIQAFERVNNVPVPYEIVARRPGDVAANYASTDKARRELGWEATHGIEDMVRDTWNWQSKNPKGYANE, from the coding sequence ATGAAGATTAAGAAGGTTCTGGTCTCGGGAGGCGCGGGGTACATCGGCACCCACACCTGTATCGAATTGCTGGCCGCCGGATACGAAGTGATCTGCGCGGACAATTTCTGCAACAGCTCGCCCGTGGCCATGGAACGGGTCGAGGCGATAACGGGCCGGTCCATTCCGTTGCACCGCATGGACTTCTGCCGTCTTGAGGAGGTAGAGGCCCTGTTCCGGACCGAGATCATCGACGCGGCCATCCATTTCGCGGGACACAAGGCTGTGGGCGAATCCGTGGAAAAGCCGCTCATGTATTACGAAAACAACCTGCTCAGCCTCATCAACCTGTGCAAGGTCATGAGCGCTGCGGGCAGGGCGAAAAACATCGTCTTCAGCTCCTCGGCCACGGTTTACGGCCTGTCGGACAAGCTGCCCCTGACCGAAGAGACCCCGACCTGCGCCTACAACCCCTACGGGCGCACCAAGCTCTACATCGAGGAAATCCTCAAGGATCTCCACACGGCGGAGCCGGACTGGAACGTGTCCGTCCTGCGCTATTTCAACCCGGTGGGCGCGCACCCCTCGGGACTCATCGGCGAAGACCCGTCGGACACCCCCAACAACCTCATGCCGTACATCTCCCAGGTGGCCGTGGGACGGCTCGAAAAGCTCCGCGTCTTCGGCGACGATTACGACACGCCGGACGGCACCGGCGTGCGCGACTTCATCCACGTGGTGGACCTGGCGCGCGGCCACGTCGCCGCCCTGCGCAAGCTTGAAGAGGACCCCGGCTACATGGTCCACAACCTGGGCACGGGCAAGGGATGCAGCGTGCTTGAACTGATCCAGGCCTTCGAGCGGGTCAACAACGTGCCCGTCCCCTATGAGATCGTGGCCCGCCGCCCGGGCGACGTGGCCGCCAACTACGCATCCACGGACAAGGCCAGGCGCGAACTCGGCTGGGAAGCCACCCACGGCATAGAGGACATGGTCCGCGACACCTGGAACTGGCAGTCGAAAAACCCCAAGGGATACGCGAACGAATAA
- a CDS encoding NAD-dependent succinate-semialdehyde dehydrogenase, with protein sequence MPLLSTNPMTGEVTNTFEEWTPDRTAAAVRSVAEGYAVWKDAGFARRAESLVSLAGVLRRRADEFAEIMAGEMGKPVSYGRAEVLKCAAVCEHYAERGEAMLTPEPVSGCGREAFVDFAPMGTVLAVMPWNFPFWQVLRVAAPTLMAGNTLVLKHASNVPRCALAIESAFRESSFPDNVFRTLLIGARQVESVLDFDSIIGVSLTGSEGAGSKVAAAAGARLKKCVMELGGSDPFVVLADADVRKAAGVGALSRCANAGQTCIAAKRFIVHDAVYDEFVEALGAEMDALKMGDPMAEDTVIGPMSSFGLRADLQSQVERCAAAGGKIVKGGIPSDSGGAFYPPTIIEGAPFDAPVCREEFFGPVALVFRAVDEESAIAMANDTPFGLGGSVWTRDEARGMALARRIEAGAVVVNGLVRSDPLMPFGGIRRSGFGRELSHFGIREFVNIKSVIRD encoded by the coding sequence ATGCCTTTACTGAGCACGAATCCAATGACCGGAGAGGTCACGAATACTTTTGAGGAGTGGACGCCCGATCGGACGGCCGCCGCCGTGCGGTCTGTCGCCGAGGGGTACGCTGTCTGGAAGGACGCCGGTTTCGCCCGTCGCGCCGAGAGCCTGGTCAGTCTGGCGGGCGTGCTGCGCAGGCGGGCGGACGAGTTCGCGGAGATCATGGCCGGGGAGATGGGCAAGCCGGTGAGTTACGGCCGCGCCGAGGTCCTCAAGTGCGCGGCCGTGTGCGAACACTACGCGGAGCGCGGCGAGGCCATGCTGACGCCCGAGCCGGTGTCTGGCTGCGGCCGGGAGGCCTTCGTTGATTTCGCGCCCATGGGCACGGTCCTGGCCGTCATGCCCTGGAATTTCCCCTTCTGGCAGGTCCTGCGCGTGGCCGCGCCCACCCTTATGGCGGGCAACACCCTGGTCCTGAAGCACGCTTCCAACGTGCCCCGATGCGCTCTGGCCATCGAATCCGCTTTCCGTGAATCCTCCTTTCCCGACAACGTGTTCCGCACCCTGCTCATCGGCGCGCGCCAGGTGGAGTCCGTCCTGGACTTCGATTCGATCATCGGCGTGAGCCTTACCGGCAGCGAGGGGGCGGGAAGCAAGGTCGCGGCCGCGGCGGGAGCGCGTCTCAAGAAGTGCGTCATGGAATTGGGCGGCAGCGATCCCTTTGTGGTCCTGGCCGACGCGGACGTGCGGAAGGCGGCCGGTGTGGGCGCGTTGTCCCGTTGCGCAAACGCGGGCCAGACCTGCATCGCGGCGAAGCGGTTCATCGTGCACGATGCGGTATACGATGAATTCGTCGAGGCCCTTGGCGCGGAGATGGATGCGCTCAAGATGGGCGATCCCATGGCGGAGGACACCGTGATCGGTCCCATGTCCTCGTTCGGTTTGCGCGCGGACCTGCAAAGCCAGGTCGAGCGATGCGCGGCCGCGGGCGGCAAAATCGTGAAGGGCGGAATTCCGTCCGACAGCGGCGGGGCGTTCTACCCTCCGACCATCATCGAGGGTGCGCCGTTCGACGCGCCGGTCTGCCGCGAGGAGTTCTTCGGTCCCGTGGCCCTGGTTTTTCGGGCCGTGGACGAGGAGAGCGCCATTGCCATGGCCAATGATACGCCATTCGGCCTGGGCGGTTCGGTGTGGACCCGGGACGAGGCGCGCGGGATGGCCCTGGCCCGGCGCATCGAGGCCGGAGCCGTGGTGGTCAACGGGCTGGTGCGCAGCGATCCGCTCATGCCGTTCGGCGGCATCAGGCGGTCCGGTTTCGGCCGGGAGCTTTCCCATTTCGGCATCCGCGAATTCGTGAACATCAAGTCGGTCATTCGCGACTAG
- a CDS encoding ferritin-like domain-containing protein translates to MSTKEERRQKVIEVLNKARSMELQAIHQYMNQHYNLDDMDYGELAAKMKLIAIDEMRHAEAFAERVKELGGEPTDHLSKPVSKGQKIDVIYAYDAGEEDDTIDVYNQFLLVCRENGDSISVKLLETIIDEEQAHFNYFDAVKDHIANLGDTYLSRIAGTSSSTGLAPQGFVITGQE, encoded by the coding sequence ATGTCCACCAAGGAAGAACGGCGTCAAAAAGTCATCGAAGTCCTGAACAAGGCCCGTTCCATGGAGTTGCAGGCCATTCACCAATACATGAACCAGCACTACAACCTGGACGACATGGATTACGGTGAATTGGCCGCCAAGATGAAACTCATCGCCATCGACGAAATGCGCCACGCCGAAGCTTTTGCCGAACGGGTCAAGGAACTGGGCGGCGAACCCACCGACCACCTCTCCAAGCCCGTGTCCAAGGGACAGAAGATCGACGTCATCTACGCCTACGACGCAGGCGAGGAAGACGACACCATCGACGTCTACAACCAGTTCCTCCTGGTCTGCCGCGAAAACGGCGACTCCATCAGCGTGAAGCTGCTTGAAACGATCATCGATGAGGAGCAGGCCCACTTCAACTACTTCGACGCCGTCAAGGACCATATCGCCAACCTGGGCGATACCTATCTCTCCCGCATCGCAGGTACTTCTTCCTCCACCGGACTGGCCCCGCAGGGCTTCGTCATCACCGGACAGGAATAA
- a CDS encoding methylglyoxal synthase, with translation MERIKNIAVVAHDNCKDELLDFMDCNREALVRHNLIATGTTGRLVESLLSAGGSGEGEPKRVLRLKSGPLGGDQQLGAMISDGKVDILIFFWDPMEPQPHDVDVKALLRLAVLYNIPTASNRSSAEFLISSAFFDHEFSIKPGRYFEYADRNLK, from the coding sequence ATGGAAAGGATCAAGAACATCGCGGTGGTCGCTCACGACAACTGCAAGGACGAACTGCTCGATTTCATGGATTGCAACCGCGAGGCCCTGGTCAGGCACAACCTGATCGCCACGGGAACCACGGGACGGCTGGTGGAATCCCTGCTGTCGGCGGGCGGTTCCGGCGAAGGGGAGCCCAAACGGGTCCTGCGGCTCAAGTCCGGCCCGTTGGGCGGCGATCAGCAGCTCGGGGCCATGATAAGCGACGGCAAGGTGGACATCCTCATCTTCTTCTGGGACCCCATGGAACCGCAGCCTCACGATGTGGACGTCAAAGCGTTGTTGCGGCTTGCCGTCCTCTACAACATCCCCACGGCCAGCAACCGCTCCTCGGCCGAGTTCCTGATTTCGTCGGCCTTTTTCGACCATGAATTCAGCATCAAGCCGGGCCGTTACTTCGAGTACGCCGACCGGAATTTGAAGTAG
- the nhaB gene encoding sodium/proton antiporter NhaB — protein MKTPLSKAFVETFLGNAPGWYKLTIIGFLVLNPVLMLTVGPFIAGWALIAEFIFTLAMALKCYPLPAGGLLALEAVIMGLTTPETVYHEALKNFEVILLLIFMVAGIYFMKDFLQFTFTRILVRVRSKKAIALLFCLAGAFLSAFLDALTVTAVIMAVAYGFYNVYHRFVSGQDNASTHDLICDDSVKDTNREELLQFRGFLRNLMMHGAVGTALGGVCTLVGEPQNLLVGAEMGWHFIPFFLHAMPVTIPVLIVGLLTCLAVEQFHLFGYGYQLPGNIRSFLLETAIKMEQKQGDKGKIKLVIQAVTGLWLIAALAFHLAAVGLIGLSVIILLTAFTGVTEEHQLGHAFEEALPFTALLVVFFSVVAVIHSQGLFAPIIGFVLSMKGQNQLVAYFIANGLLSSISDNVFVATVYISETKMHFVHVLDTIPNIGMTGQALMAKLTDPHVARADVIATLPQGTAELVRSTMEHFDKLAVAINTGTNIPSVATPNGQAAFLFLLTSALAPVIRLSYGRMVLLALPYTITMSIAGLTAVYLFL, from the coding sequence ATGAAGACACCGTTGTCAAAAGCCTTTGTCGAAACCTTCCTCGGAAACGCCCCTGGATGGTACAAGTTGACCATCATCGGGTTCCTCGTCCTCAACCCCGTGCTCATGCTGACAGTCGGCCCGTTTATTGCCGGATGGGCGCTCATCGCCGAATTCATCTTTACCCTGGCCATGGCCCTGAAATGTTATCCGCTTCCCGCAGGCGGCCTGCTCGCCCTGGAAGCCGTAATCATGGGCCTGACCACTCCCGAAACGGTGTACCATGAAGCCCTGAAGAACTTCGAAGTCATCCTGCTTCTGATCTTCATGGTCGCCGGCATCTATTTCATGAAGGACTTCTTGCAGTTCACCTTCACCCGCATTCTGGTGCGGGTGCGCTCCAAGAAGGCCATCGCGCTTCTTTTCTGTCTGGCGGGCGCTTTCCTGTCCGCCTTCCTGGACGCCCTGACAGTCACGGCCGTCATCATGGCCGTGGCCTACGGATTCTACAACGTCTATCACCGGTTCGTATCCGGGCAGGACAACGCGTCCACCCATGACCTGATCTGCGACGACAGCGTCAAGGACACCAACCGCGAAGAACTGCTTCAGTTCAGGGGCTTTTTGCGCAACCTGATGATGCACGGCGCGGTGGGCACCGCCCTCGGCGGCGTGTGCACCCTGGTCGGCGAGCCGCAGAACCTGCTGGTGGGCGCGGAAATGGGCTGGCACTTCATCCCGTTCTTCCTGCACGCCATGCCCGTCACCATCCCGGTCCTCATCGTGGGCCTGCTGACCTGTCTCGCCGTGGAACAGTTCCACCTCTTCGGATACGGCTACCAGTTGCCCGGCAACATCCGGTCCTTCCTGCTGGAAACCGCCATCAAGATGGAGCAGAAACAGGGCGACAAAGGCAAGATCAAGCTGGTCATCCAGGCCGTCACCGGCCTGTGGCTCATCGCCGCCCTGGCCTTCCACCTCGCGGCGGTCGGTCTCATCGGCCTGTCGGTCATCATCCTCCTGACCGCCTTCACCGGCGTCACCGAGGAACATCAGCTCGGCCACGCCTTTGAAGAAGCCCTGCCGTTCACCGCGTTGCTGGTGGTCTTCTTCTCCGTGGTCGCGGTCATCCACAGCCAGGGACTCTTCGCGCCGATCATCGGATTCGTCCTGAGCATGAAGGGACAGAACCAGTTGGTGGCCTACTTCATCGCCAACGGCCTGCTCTCCTCCATCTCCGACAACGTCTTCGTCGCCACGGTCTACATCTCCGAGACCAAGATGCACTTCGTCCACGTTCTGGACACCATCCCGAACATCGGCATGACCGGCCAGGCCCTCATGGCCAAACTGACCGATCCCCACGTTGCGCGGGCCGACGTCATCGCCACGCTCCCGCAGGGCACTGCGGAACTGGTCCGGTCGACCATGGAGCACTTCGACAAGCTGGCCGTGGCCATCAACACCGGAACCAACATCCCGTCCGTGGCCACTCCGAACGGCCAGGCGGCGTTCCTGTTCCTGCTGACCAGCGCCCTGGCCCCGGTCATCCGCCTCTCCTACGGACGGATGGTCCTGCTGGCGCTGCCCTACACCATCACCATGTCCATTGCCGGACTGACGGCGGTGTATCTCTTCCTCTAA